From Plasmodium brasilianum strain Bolivian I chromosome 2, whole genome shotgun sequence, one genomic window encodes:
- a CDS encoding 3'-5' exonuclease has product MRSSFKSLFMTCSGDLLQGHQVPSLNQLNYSGIIIYVNEENITKYEKNILKYFKTDIIGFDTEYVIDVSKKLSNNFQRGKHFLLNNNLRNSKGILGGTKVLLSSDNILNKRTKERTSNSFFENYREKSLNDRRSSISSVLSDILGQKTNVKGGRSGKRCSGDGGNGRGSIKNDSKIAAAPSAGAEGKRLCLIQLSSKDVCFVFNINKLNGRIPTSVKDILENNKIIKVCHDIKNDKDMFLSCNIEIKNVFDLYNYSIENFIYPPSLQSLVKIYLKKYLNKYFRLSNWLSGHLKEEQILYAAIDAYASREIYLILKGKNKIAKSNFFNLSLVNDVPSEKRDETFVQEQGREQEKYSALEKCKGKGINPCSKQNQLYYAHQKCQNTTSVAGMPSVPNAGLSKDCINTHAERKRQNKISNPNESNNKLNNNTYEKGEKKEAHKRYEYVERNKLYIINNLKNQINAKCSQMGNISFLEEMCFSNSTYKKRLLIKHMEKDDCLIKLYSFSYEDEIACCREILRSIESGILYW; this is encoded by the coding sequence ATGCGAAGCAGCTTTAAAAGCTTGTTTATGACTTGTTCAGGAGATTTACTACAAGGACATCAAGTCCCTTCCTTGAATCAGTTAAATTACTCAggcattattatttatgtcaATGAAGAGAATATTACCAAGtatgaaaagaatattttaaaatatttcaaaactGATATCATTGGGTTTGATACGGAATACGTCATTGATGTGAGTAAAAAACTTTCGAACAATTTTCAAAGGGGAAAACACTTTTtgctaaataataatttacgTAATAGTAAGGGAATTCTAGGTGGTACAAAGGTACTACTTAGTagtgataatatattaaataaaagaacaaaagaGCGAACAagtaattcattttttgaaaattataggGAAAAAAGTTTGAATGATAGAAGATCTAGTATATCCTCCGTGCTGAGTGATATCTTGGGACAAAAAACGAACGTTAAGGGGGGTAGAAGCGGCAAAAGGTGTAGCGGTGATGGTGGTAATGGCAGAGGCagtattaaaaatgatagtAAGATCGCTGCAGCACCAAGTGCGGGCGCAGAGGGTAAAAGGCTATGCCTAATTCAACTAAGCTCGAAGGATGTGTGctttgtttttaatattaataagttAAACGGAAGAATACCGACATCCGTTAAAGATATTTTGGAAAacaacaaaattataaaggTATGTCATGATATTAAAAACGATAAAGATATGTTTCTATCGTGCaatattgaaataaaaaatgtgttcGATTTATATAACTATTCTATAGAGAATTTTATATACCCCCCATCTTTGCAATctttagtaaaaatatacttaaaaaaatacctgAACAAATATTTCAGATTGTCCAATTGGTTAAGTGGTCATCTAAAGGAAGAACAAATACTCTATGCTGCCATTGATGCATATGCTTCTagagaaatatatttgattttaaaagggaaaaataaaattgccAAGTccaattttttcaatttaagTCTAGTAAATGATGTACCATCAGAGAAAAGGGACGAAACATTCGTTCAGGAACAGGGAAGGgaacaagaaaaatattctgCCTTAGAAAAGTGCAAAGGAAAAGGAATAAACCCGTGTTCGAAGCAAAACCAACTATATTATGCTCATCAGAAATGTCAAAATACCACAAGCGTGGCAGGTATGCCAAGTGTACCTAATGCAGGATTATCTAAGGACTGTATTAATACACATGCTGAAAGAAAAagacaaaacaaaatttcaAACCCAAATGAAAGTAATAACAAgctaaataataatacctatgaaaaaggggaaaaaaaagaggcaCATAAACGTTATGAATATGTAGAAAGGAATAAACtatacataattaataatttaaaaaatcaaataaatgCTAAATGTTCTCAAATGGgcaatatatcttttttggAAGAAATGTGTTTTTCAAACAGCACATATAAAAAGCgtcttttaataaaacacATGGAAAAGGATGATTGTTTAATAAAACTCTACTCCTTCAGTTATGAAGACGAAATCGCATGCTGCAGGGAAATTCTGAGATCCATTGAAAGCGGCATATTGTACTGGTAG